A single genomic interval of Bradyrhizobium japonicum USDA 6 harbors:
- a CDS encoding helix-turn-helix domain-containing protein has product MSDTIHTLSTTGLTPKRQIQSWIDGLTSLCGHFDVDPLEASSLEGRIDYTSVSRLKLCQIEVSQHRIAHTLARAKANEHPYIKIHFQTYGVSYFEQEGRHIELNPGDIIAYDVSCPHSIISPAFTRHDVVIVPKALLRDRGFPSQRMPACKLSAKTGTGRIAHDFVHATFDEAAKLSANSAVGVADSLIDLLLLPLREADTMFDRVGPEAMYVRAQFFIREHLRDPDLCIDQISAELGCSKRYLHMLFSERGTTVSDYIWQARLQNCRQELEAHGGKTITDVAFSWGFSSSSHFSRVFRKYFGVVPSSIHKAQQGAAASGEH; this is encoded by the coding sequence ATGTCCGACACCATTCACACGCTCTCGACGACCGGCCTGACGCCGAAGCGGCAGATCCAGAGCTGGATCGACGGGCTGACAAGCCTGTGTGGGCATTTCGACGTCGATCCGCTCGAGGCGTCCTCGCTCGAGGGCCGCATCGACTACACCAGCGTCTCGCGCCTGAAGCTCTGCCAGATCGAGGTCAGCCAGCATCGCATCGCGCACACGCTGGCGCGCGCCAAGGCCAATGAACACCCGTACATCAAGATCCACTTCCAGACCTATGGCGTGTCCTATTTCGAGCAGGAAGGCCGCCACATCGAGCTGAACCCGGGCGACATCATCGCCTATGACGTCTCCTGTCCGCATTCCATCATCAGCCCCGCCTTCACCCGCCACGACGTGGTGATCGTGCCGAAGGCCTTGCTGCGCGACCGCGGATTCCCGTCGCAGCGGATGCCGGCCTGCAAATTGTCGGCGAAGACCGGGACGGGGAGGATCGCCCATGATTTTGTTCATGCCACCTTCGACGAGGCGGCCAAGCTGTCGGCGAACAGCGCGGTCGGCGTCGCCGATTCGCTGATCGACCTCTTGCTGCTGCCGTTGCGCGAAGCGGACACGATGTTCGATCGCGTCGGGCCCGAGGCGATGTATGTGCGCGCGCAATTCTTCATCCGCGAGCACCTGCGCGATCCGGATCTGTGCATCGACCAGATCTCCGCAGAGCTCGGCTGCTCCAAGCGCTATCTGCACATGCTGTTCTCCGAGCGCGGCACCACGGTGAGCGACTACATCTGGCAGGCGCGCCTGCAGAACTGCCGCCAGGAGCTCGAGGCACACGGCGGCAAGACCATCACCGACGTCGCCTTCTCCTGGGGCTTCTCCAGCTCATCGCATTTCAGCCGCGTGTTCCGGAAATACTTTGGCGTGGTGCCGTCCTCGATCCACAAGGCCCAGCAGGGCGCCGCGGCCTCGGGCGAGCATTAG
- a CDS encoding S-(hydroxymethyl)glutathione dehydrogenase/class III alcohol dehydrogenase produces the protein MKTRAAVAFEAKKPLEIVEVDLEGPKAGEVLVEIKATGICHTDAYTLDGFDSEGIFPSILGHEGAGIIREIGPGVTSVKPGDHVIPLYTPECRQCKSCLSQKTNLCTAIRATQGKGVMPDGTSRFSYKGKPVYHYMGCSTFSNFTVLPEIAVAKIREDAPFDKSCYIGCGVTTGVGAVVNTAKVTPGSNVVVFGLGGIGLNVIQGAKMAGADKIIGVDINDSKEDWGRRFGMTEFVNPKKITGDIVAHLVNLTDGGADYTFDCTGNTTVMRQALEACHRGWGTSIIIGVAESGKEIATRPFQLVTGRNWRGTAFGGARGRTDVPKIVDWYMNGKIQIDPMITHVLKLEEINKGFDLMHEGKSIRSVVVF, from the coding sequence ATGAAGACACGTGCCGCCGTTGCTTTCGAAGCCAAGAAACCACTCGAGATCGTCGAAGTCGATCTGGAAGGACCGAAGGCAGGCGAAGTCCTGGTCGAGATCAAGGCGACGGGCATCTGCCATACCGACGCCTACACGCTCGACGGCTTCGACAGCGAAGGAATCTTCCCGTCGATCCTGGGTCATGAGGGCGCCGGTATCATCCGCGAGATCGGACCGGGCGTGACCTCGGTGAAACCGGGCGACCACGTCATCCCGCTCTACACGCCGGAGTGCCGGCAGTGCAAAAGCTGCCTGAGCCAGAAGACCAATCTCTGCACCGCGATCCGCGCGACGCAGGGCAAGGGCGTGATGCCCGATGGCACCAGCCGCTTCTCCTACAAGGGCAAGCCGGTCTACCACTACATGGGCTGCTCGACCTTCTCGAACTTCACCGTGCTGCCGGAGATCGCCGTCGCCAAGATCCGCGAGGACGCGCCCTTCGACAAGAGCTGCTACATCGGCTGCGGCGTCACCACCGGCGTCGGCGCCGTCGTCAACACCGCGAAGGTCACACCGGGCTCCAACGTGGTCGTGTTCGGCCTCGGCGGCATCGGCCTCAACGTGATCCAGGGCGCCAAGATGGCCGGCGCCGACAAGATCATCGGCGTCGACATCAACGACTCCAAGGAGGATTGGGGCCGCCGGTTCGGCATGACCGAGTTCGTCAACCCCAAGAAGATCACCGGCGACATCGTCGCGCATCTGGTCAACCTGACCGACGGTGGCGCCGACTACACCTTCGATTGCACCGGGAACACCACCGTGATGCGCCAGGCGCTGGAAGCCTGCCATCGCGGCTGGGGCACCTCGATCATCATCGGCGTTGCCGAATCCGGCAAGGAGATCGCCACCCGCCCGTTCCAGCTCGTCACCGGGCGCAACTGGCGCGGCACGGCCTTCGGCGGCGCACGCGGCCGCACCGACGTGCCCAAGATCGTCGACTGGTACATGAACGGAAAGATCCAGATCGATCCGATGATCACCCACGTGCTCAAGCTCGAGGAGATCAATAAGGGCTTTGACCTCATGCACGAGGGCAAATCCATCCGTTCAGTCGTCGTGTTCTAG
- the gfa gene encoding S-(hydroxymethyl)glutathione synthase produces the protein MTVALHPSIDNGVKQGSGNFAGGTLVCKCTDHPVKVAVKGDVAHNHACGCTKCWKPQGANFSVVAVVPRQNVSVTENGDKLQIVDPSAVIQRYACKACGTHMYGRIENKGHPFYGLDFIHPELFQEQGSQAPQFAAFVSSVIESGVKPEQMAGIRSRLKEIGLEPYDCLSPALMDAIATHVAKAKAA, from the coding sequence ATGACTGTTGCACTCCATCCCTCGATCGATAACGGCGTCAAACAGGGCAGCGGCAACTTTGCCGGCGGCACACTGGTCTGCAAATGCACGGACCACCCGGTCAAGGTCGCGGTGAAGGGCGACGTTGCCCACAACCACGCCTGCGGCTGCACCAAGTGCTGGAAGCCGCAAGGCGCGAACTTCTCGGTGGTCGCCGTGGTGCCGCGCCAGAACGTCAGCGTGACCGAGAACGGCGACAAGCTCCAGATCGTCGATCCCTCGGCGGTGATCCAGCGCTACGCCTGCAAGGCCTGCGGCACGCACATGTACGGCCGCATCGAGAACAAGGGCCATCCGTTCTACGGCCTCGATTTCATCCATCCCGAGCTGTTCCAGGAGCAGGGCTCGCAGGCGCCGCAATTCGCCGCCTTCGTCTCCTCCGTGATCGAATCCGGCGTGAAGCCGGAACAGATGGCAGGCATCCGCTCGCGGCTGAAGGAAATCGGGCTCGAGCCCTATGACTGCCTGTCGCCGGCGCTGATGGACGCGATAGCGACCCACGTGGCGAAAGCCAAAGCTGCCTGA
- a CDS encoding xanthine dehydrogenase family protein molybdopterin-binding subunit produces the protein MNFIENPTKLRGFEKNLKVEKVSRRSILKGLGITGGFVLAAPVMSRRAFAYETGAGKMPHGVVVDPRVFVAVAPDGTVTILAHRAEMGTGVRTSLPLIVAEEMEADWSRVKVQQAHGDEVKFGNQDTDGSRSTRHYLIPMRQIGASARTMLEQAAAKRWGVPATEVKAVNHEVVHSASGRKLGFGELAADAAKQSVPSIEGLKLKDPKDFRYLGKGQIGIVDLHDITTGKARYGADVRLPGMKYAVIARPPVTGGKLVSFDPDTALKVPGVEKVMQVRGWPWPSKFQPLGGVAVIARNTGAAIKGRDALKLTWDDGANGKYDSVAYRKELEEASRKPGLVVRQEGDADAALKGADKVVVGEYYLPHLAHVSMEPPVAVADVKGDKAEIWAPVQSPGGTREDVAKTLGIPEDNVTVNVTLLGGGFGRKSKCDFALEAALLSRELGAPVKVQWTREDDVRHDFLHTVSVERIEAGLDKNGKVIAWRHRSVAPSIASTFAAGANHQAPFELGMGLVDMPFEIANISCENPEAAAFTRIGWFRSVSNIPRAFAVQSMVGEIAQATGRDQKETLLALIGSPRIVKPAVKDMWNYGEPYDSYPIDTARLRKVVELVAEKGEWGRQVPKGHGLGIAVHRSFVSYIATIVEVAVDEKGKLTVPRVDTAIDCGTYVNPERIASQMEGAAIMGLSVAKYGAITFKDGKVEQKNFDDFQVLRMDESPLVTNVYIVPPGPDTPPSGVGEPGVPPFAPALMNAIFAATGKRIRSLPLGKQLEA, from the coding sequence ATGAATTTCATCGAGAACCCGACGAAGCTCCGTGGCTTCGAAAAGAACCTCAAGGTCGAGAAGGTCTCGCGCCGCAGCATCCTGAAGGGGCTCGGCATCACCGGCGGCTTCGTGCTCGCCGCCCCCGTGATGTCGCGCCGGGCGTTTGCCTATGAGACCGGCGCCGGCAAGATGCCGCACGGCGTCGTGGTCGACCCGCGCGTCTTCGTTGCCGTTGCGCCCGACGGCACCGTCACCATCCTCGCCCATCGTGCCGAAATGGGCACCGGCGTGCGCACCAGCCTGCCGCTGATCGTCGCCGAGGAGATGGAGGCTGACTGGTCCAGGGTAAAGGTGCAGCAGGCCCATGGCGACGAGGTCAAGTTCGGCAACCAGGACACCGACGGCTCCCGCAGCACGCGGCATTATCTGATCCCGATGCGCCAGATCGGCGCCTCCGCCCGCACCATGCTGGAGCAGGCCGCGGCCAAGCGCTGGGGCGTGCCGGCGACCGAGGTCAAGGCCGTCAACCACGAGGTCGTCCATAGTGCCAGCGGCCGCAAGCTCGGCTTCGGCGAGCTCGCCGCGGACGCAGCCAAGCAATCGGTGCCGAGCATCGAAGGCCTCAAGCTGAAGGACCCCAAGGACTTCCGTTATCTCGGCAAGGGCCAGATCGGCATCGTCGATCTCCACGACATCACCACCGGCAAGGCGCGCTACGGCGCGGACGTACGCCTGCCGGGCATGAAATATGCCGTCATCGCACGCCCGCCGGTGACCGGCGGCAAGCTGGTCTCGTTCGATCCGGACACCGCGCTGAAGGTCCCCGGCGTCGAGAAGGTGATGCAGGTGCGCGGCTGGCCGTGGCCGTCGAAATTCCAGCCGCTCGGCGGCGTTGCGGTGATCGCGCGCAACACCGGCGCGGCGATCAAGGGCCGCGACGCGCTGAAGCTGACCTGGGACGACGGCGCCAACGGCAAATACGACTCCGTCGCCTATCGCAAGGAGCTCGAGGAAGCCTCACGCAAACCGGGCCTCGTCGTACGCCAGGAGGGTGACGCAGACGCTGCGCTGAAAGGCGCCGACAAGGTCGTCGTCGGCGAATACTATCTGCCGCACCTCGCCCATGTCAGCATGGAGCCGCCGGTGGCGGTCGCCGACGTCAAGGGTGACAAGGCGGAGATCTGGGCGCCGGTGCAGAGTCCCGGCGGCACCCGCGAGGACGTCGCCAAGACGCTCGGCATTCCCGAGGACAACGTCACGGTGAACGTCACGCTGCTCGGCGGCGGTTTCGGCCGCAAGTCGAAATGCGACTTCGCGCTCGAGGCCGCACTGCTTTCGAGGGAGCTCGGCGCGCCGGTGAAGGTGCAATGGACGCGCGAGGACGACGTCCGTCACGACTTCCTGCACACCGTCTCGGTCGAGCGGATCGAGGCGGGGCTCGACAAGAACGGCAAGGTGATCGCCTGGCGCCACCGCAGCGTGGCCCCGAGCATCGCCTCGACCTTCGCCGCGGGTGCAAACCACCAGGCACCCTTCGAGCTCGGCATGGGCCTCGTCGACATGCCGTTCGAGATCGCCAACATCTCCTGTGAGAACCCGGAAGCCGCGGCGTTCACCCGCATCGGCTGGTTCCGTTCGGTCTCGAACATCCCGCGGGCCTTTGCGGTGCAGTCGATGGTCGGCGAGATCGCGCAGGCGACCGGGCGCGACCAGAAGGAGACACTGCTCGCGCTGATCGGCAGTCCCCGCATCGTCAAGCCAGCGGTGAAGGACATGTGGAACTACGGCGAGCCCTATGACAGCTACCCGATCGACACCGCGCGCCTGCGCAAGGTGGTCGAGCTGGTCGCCGAGAAGGGCGAATGGGGCCGTCAGGTGCCGAAAGGCCACGGCCTCGGCATTGCCGTGCACCGCAGCTTCGTCAGCTACATCGCGACCATCGTCGAGGTGGCCGTCGACGAGAAGGGCAAGCTGACGGTGCCGCGGGTCGATACCGCGATCGACTGCGGCACCTATGTCAACCCCGAGCGCATCGCCTCGCAGATGGAGGGCGCGGCGATCATGGGGCTGAGCGTCGCCAAATACGGCGCGATCACCTTCAAGGACGGCAAGGTCGAGCAGAAGAACTTCGACGACTTCCAGGTCCTCAGGATGGATGAATCTCCTCTTGTAACCAACGTCTACATCGTCCCGCCCGGACCCGACACGCCGCCGAGCGGCGTCGGCGAACCCGGTGTTCCGCCATTCGCGCCCGCGCTGATGAACGCGATCTTCGCCGCGACCGGAAAGCGTATCCGCAGCCTTCCGCTCGGCAAGCAATTGGAGGCCTAA
- a CDS encoding c-type cytochrome, methanol metabolism-related, which yields MRKICFVIAATIFVTSGGIAVADGPGDPTAVKKEDDGKWLDKEGNPTYKISADGTVDWFTYSGYRRYHSDCHVCHGPDGMGSTYAPSLKDSVKTMSYGDFLGVVASGRKNISTAQENVMPAFGDNPNVACYMDDLYVYLRARSDEAWGRQRPSKKEEKNETYTKAEDACMGKK from the coding sequence TTGCGTAAAATCTGCTTTGTCATCGCTGCGACCATCTTCGTGACTTCGGGAGGAATTGCTGTTGCGGACGGTCCGGGCGACCCGACCGCCGTCAAGAAGGAAGACGACGGAAAGTGGCTCGATAAGGAAGGAAACCCGACCTACAAGATTTCGGCCGACGGCACCGTGGACTGGTTCACCTATTCCGGATATCGCCGCTATCACTCCGACTGCCACGTCTGCCATGGCCCCGACGGCATGGGATCCACCTACGCACCGTCGTTGAAGGATTCGGTCAAGACCATGAGCTATGGCGACTTCCTCGGCGTCGTCGCCTCCGGTCGCAAGAACATCTCGACCGCGCAGGAGAACGTCATGCCTGCCTTCGGCGACAACCCGAACGTCGCCTGCTACATGGACGATCTCTACGTCTATCTGCGCGCGCGCTCCGACGAGGCGTGGGGCCGTCAACGTCCCTCCAAGAAGGAGGAGAAGAACGAGACCTACACCAAGGCGGAAGACGCCTGCATGGGCAAGAAATGA
- the xoxF5 gene encoding lanthanide-dependent methanol dehydrogenase XoxF5: MRKVLMATYLGSAAMLAAGSASANDELIKMSQNPKDWVMPAGDYANTRYSKLNQINAQNVGKLQVAWTFSTGVLRGHEGGPLIIGNMMYVHTPFPNKVYAIDLSNENKIVWKYEPKQDPNVIPVMCCDTVNRGLSYGDGKIILHQADTNLVALDAKTGKVEWSATNGNPAKGETGTSAALVVKDKVLVGISGGEFGVQCHVTAYDLKSGKQVWRAFSEGPDDQIKVDPAKTTSLGKPVGADSSLKTWQGDQWKIGGGCTWGWMSFDPALNLVYYGSGNPSTWNPKQRPGDNKWSMTIFARDADTGMAKWVYQMTPHDEWDYDGVNEMILSDQQINGQPRKLLTHFDRNGLAYTMDRENGELLVAEKYDPKVNWTSGVDMDKNSATYGRPKVLDAASTDKAGEDHNVKGICPAALGTKDEQPAAYSPDTQLFYVPTNHVCMDYEPFKVSYTAGQPYVGATLSMYPPAGETHMGNFIAWDGKTGKIVWSNKEQFSVWSGALATAGGVVFYGTLEGYLKAVDAKSGKELYKFKTPSGIIGNVTTYENGGKQYVAVLSGVGGWAGIGLAAGLTDPTAGLGAVGGYAALSNYTALGGTLTVFSLPAAN; this comes from the coding sequence ATGCGCAAGGTGCTAATGGCGACCTATCTTGGCTCCGCGGCGATGCTCGCCGCCGGCAGCGCGTCAGCCAATGACGAGCTGATCAAGATGTCGCAGAATCCCAAAGACTGGGTGATGCCCGCGGGAGACTACGCCAATACCCGCTATTCGAAGCTGAACCAGATCAACGCACAAAACGTAGGCAAGCTCCAGGTCGCCTGGACCTTCTCCACCGGCGTGCTGCGCGGCCACGAAGGCGGCCCGCTGATCATCGGCAACATGATGTACGTCCACACGCCGTTCCCGAACAAGGTCTATGCTATTGACCTTTCCAACGAGAACAAGATCGTCTGGAAGTATGAGCCGAAGCAGGATCCGAACGTCATCCCGGTGATGTGCTGCGATACGGTTAACCGCGGCCTGTCCTACGGTGACGGCAAGATCATCCTGCATCAGGCCGACACCAACCTCGTCGCGCTCGACGCCAAGACCGGCAAGGTCGAGTGGTCGGCGACGAACGGCAACCCCGCGAAGGGTGAGACCGGTACGTCGGCGGCGCTGGTCGTCAAGGACAAGGTCCTGGTCGGCATCTCCGGCGGCGAGTTCGGCGTGCAATGCCACGTCACCGCTTACGACCTCAAGAGCGGCAAGCAGGTCTGGCGCGCCTTCTCCGAAGGTCCGGATGACCAGATCAAGGTCGATCCGGCCAAGACAACGTCGCTCGGCAAGCCGGTCGGAGCCGATTCCTCGCTGAAGACCTGGCAAGGCGATCAGTGGAAGATCGGCGGAGGCTGCACCTGGGGCTGGATGTCCTTCGATCCCGCTCTGAACCTCGTGTATTACGGGTCGGGCAACCCCTCGACCTGGAATCCGAAGCAGCGTCCGGGCGACAACAAGTGGTCGATGACGATTTTCGCGCGTGACGCGGACACCGGCATGGCCAAGTGGGTCTATCAGATGACGCCCCACGACGAGTGGGACTATGACGGCGTCAACGAGATGATCCTCTCGGATCAGCAGATCAACGGCCAGCCGCGCAAGCTGCTGACTCATTTCGACCGTAACGGCCTCGCCTACACGATGGACCGTGAGAACGGCGAACTGCTGGTCGCCGAAAAGTACGATCCGAAGGTGAACTGGACCTCCGGCGTCGACATGGACAAGAACTCGGCGACCTATGGCCGTCCGAAGGTGCTTGACGCAGCGTCGACCGACAAGGCCGGCGAAGACCACAACGTGAAGGGCATCTGCCCGGCCGCGCTCGGTACCAAGGACGAGCAGCCGGCAGCCTACTCGCCGGACACGCAGCTGTTCTACGTTCCGACCAACCACGTCTGCATGGACTACGAACCGTTCAAGGTGAGCTACACCGCGGGCCAGCCCTATGTGGGTGCGACGCTCTCGATGTATCCGCCGGCGGGCGAGACCCACATGGGTAATTTCATCGCCTGGGACGGCAAGACCGGCAAGATCGTCTGGTCGAACAAGGAGCAGTTCTCGGTCTGGTCGGGTGCGCTCGCAACCGCCGGCGGCGTGGTGTTCTACGGCACGCTCGAAGGCTACCTGAAGGCAGTCGACGCCAAGTCCGGCAAGGAGCTCTACAAGTTCAAGACTCCCTCCGGCATCATCGGCAACGTCACGACCTATGAGAACGGCGGCAAGCAGTATGTCGCAGTGCTCTCCGGCGTGGGCGGCTGGGCCGGTATCGGTCTGGCAGCTGGTCTGACCGATCCGACCGCCGGTCTCGGCGCAGTCGGTGGCTACGCGGCTCTCAGCAACTACACGGCACTCGGCGGTACGCTGACCGTGTTCTCGCTGCCAGCGGCGAACTAG
- a CDS encoding (2Fe-2S)-binding protein produces MIKVKINGQEQSWDGDPDLPLLWFLRDEAGLTGTKFGCGQALCGACTVIVDKEAVRSCITSINDVAGREVTTIEGLHPNGDHPVQKAWRQVNVPQCGFCQAGQIMQAAALLMENPKPSHDQIREAMAGNICRCGCYQRIENAVHLASTGV; encoded by the coding sequence ATGATCAAGGTGAAGATCAACGGCCAGGAACAGAGCTGGGACGGCGACCCGGATCTCCCGCTACTCTGGTTTCTGCGTGACGAGGCCGGGCTGACCGGCACCAAGTTTGGCTGCGGCCAGGCCTTGTGCGGCGCCTGCACCGTCATCGTCGACAAGGAGGCCGTGCGCTCCTGCATCACGTCGATCAACGACGTCGCCGGGCGCGAGGTGACCACCATCGAAGGACTGCATCCGAACGGCGACCATCCCGTCCAGAAGGCCTGGCGCCAGGTCAACGTGCCCCAATGCGGCTTCTGCCAGGCTGGCCAGATCATGCAGGCTGCCGCGCTGCTGATGGAGAATCCCAAGCCGTCACACGACCAGATCCGCGAAGCGATGGCCGGCAACATCTGCCGCTGCGGCTGCTACCAGCGCATCGAGAACGCAGTCCATCTCGCATCGACGGGAGTGTGA